TTGGAATGAAGTTACGTTGGGGAATCTGTTCAGCAGGGAAGATCTGCAATGATTTTGTGTCAGCTCTGAGTTCACTGCCTTCTGAAGACCATACGGTGGTGGCAATTGCTTCAAGATCAAAAGAGAAGGCTGAGACATTTGCAGAAGAACACAAGATTCCTGTGTCATATGAGGGTTATGAAGCCTTGGCTCAAGATGCTAATGTTGGTAGGTTATTGGATCTATTATGAAAACCTCAGCATTTAAAGGTACTATTGTGAGTAGGTtgttgggtcaaaggtcaaagacACACCGGTTTGCTGCCTACTGTAGCATGAGGGTCATGAAGCCTTTGGGCAAGATACTTATGTTGGTTGGTTATTGGATCAGTTATGAACACCTCAGCATTTAAAGGTACTATTGTGGGTAGTTTGTTGGGTCAAAGACACACCGGCTTGCTGCCTACTGTAGCATGCGGGTCATGAAGCCTTGGGGCAAGATACTTATGTTGGTTGGTTATTGGATCAGTTATGAACACCTCAGCATTTAAAGGTACTATTGTGGGTAGGTTGTTGGGTCAAAGACACACCGGCTTGCTGCCTACTGTAGCATGAGGGTCATGAAGCCTTGGGGCAAGATGCTAATGTTGGTAAGTTATTGGATCAGTTATGAAAACCTCAGCATTTAAAGGTACTATTGTGGGTAGGTTGTTGGGTCAAAGACACACCGACTTACTGCCTACTGTAGCTTGAGGGTCATGAAGCCTCTGCAAGAGGTACATAGGTTTTTGAATAGACACCTGATTGGTGTAGAACAAGGATTGTGAAACCTCAGTGAGAGGTGCTAATGTGGTGGGTAGGTAGTTAAATCACTGATTGCTGTAGCATGagggctatataagaagcctCAACAAGAGATACATGTACTAATGTGGTTAGGCTGTTGGGTCAAACTGCTTTCTGTAGCATGAGGGTCATGATGAAGCCTCAGCAAGAGGTATCAATGTGGTGAGGTTTTTTAATCAGAGATGCCTTTAGCAAGAGGTActaaatacaatttttaatttatgtgTTCACTTCTTGTTCAGATATTGTGTACATTGGTTCATTGAATCATACCCATCTGCCTTTATGCAAACTATTCCTGAGCCATAACAAGAATGTGCTGTGTGAGAAACCACTTGGGCTCAATCCAAGAGAAGTTCAAGAAATGATAAGTCTCGCTAAAGAAAAGGATGTCTTCTTCATGGAGGTGAGTGGAAAACTAATTTCTATCAAGACACTGCTCGCCtggtacttcacggaggcaacgaaggcgatcgcctccatgccccctggtcattgccttggtgcccttaaaatgttcCAGCAGAAACTTTCAATTTTCTCATGGggcgccctttaccaaggagaaaatgcctaggtgcccttgccctttcaaaaacaaagcatacaggcctgcactaCCTAACTCTCTCTTAACAAAGTCATCCCTTCTTATTTCAcagtctttttgtttttatctttaagGGCTGGTGGACTCGTTTCTTTCCTGTAAGtgtgaagttgcgagagattcTAGCTGAGGGTCGCATTGGTGAAGTCAAAACTATTAATGCATCCTTTGGATTTCCTTGTTCTGGGGTTGAGAGGCTTCTTAATAAGGGTATGTTTCTTAAGACTCgcttgctttattttaaaatgaagttTGAACGGGTGTGGATACACACAAACCAATCTGGAGATAGCTtcaaaaaagtaaaagaaataTTTGTAGTCCTTGGATTCAAAATGAACACAAGTTGAGTTTAATAATTTAAGATCTTACCATTTTGAGATCTCGACCTTACATCAGCTGAACGGCCTTGAAAACTCCAAAGTTGGTGGGTAGCAAATCCACACACTTTACCCAAAATAAAGTCTCTAATATTATTTGGGTAATTCACATCATTATAATCATTAGTAGTGGTCGCAACCGAGATTCCATTCATAGCGTCACGCCAGAGGTGTTAATCCCTCATCATGTCACTTGGAAGGTCCTCGACATGATCACGTTGATAATTCACAGTTTGACTAATATTTAGACAAGTATTTTATTTTCCCCCTGTATACCTGCAGAGGGTGGTGGAGGTGCTTTGTTAGACCTCGGTGTTTATTGCGTTCAGATGGCCATCATGGTATGCGGGGGTCAAGAACCAACTTCCTACTCTACCAAAGGCTTCCTCCTAAACTCAGGTAAACTTCTTCGTCttaaagttgtgtttttgtgtgttattagaagtaaaataaaaagtgaacttttgttcttcttcatttGTAAATGTTCACCACGTGATGGTTTCATTCAGAAAACCTCATGGCAACTGAAACTGTTAATTAGAGTATaacttgagaaaatagaatcagCTATTGcaaaaactgcttaccaaccaaagcgaccgatggtataaatgcaacaaaCAGTTAAATGTCCTGACATTTAgaccctagcaaagtctttcttgAGGGCtacacaaaattataaaaataaatgatttagaATAAAACTTATTCATTCTATTATTTGTATGATTCAGGTGTTGATGACACATCGGTTACTGTTATTACATTTCCAAACAACGCAATTGCAACACTGACATGTAGCCTTTCAGCTCAACTTCAAAATAATCTGGAGATAAGAGGGACTAAAGGTCATATCAAGGTCAgtgtaggtcaaaggttacattACTATAGCATGAGATGACCCAAGGCAGACAGATGgatagacagacagacaaatagacagacagacagacatacaGACCAATTTAGGCTCAGAACAGTGGAACAAAGGAATTGTAAACTTTaataacaaagttttaaaaaacagttGCTTCTTGAGATTTCCCTTTTAGTAGTGATTATCTTTGATAACTACTTCCTTGTTGTTCTCTGAGACACAAATATCACAAAGCTGAACGGAAGTGAGGTTTCCGCTCAAATGCAGTGTGCAGATGCTTTTGTTTTACGTAACTTCACCTGGTTGGTTGAAGAAGGGTGCCCTGCCCATTTGCAACAAGGTCTCAAAAAACAAGGTCACAAAAAGACCCAACTAGACAGGATTTGAAAAGCTCACTCTACATTACAAAGGTGGTGCCACAATGGCTGTGGGTGACCATTGAAGCAAGTGATAAGATGATTCCGGTTATTTCATTCAGTCTTCACCACTTTTTCCAATGCTTTCTTTGCAGGTTCCTGCGCCATTCTGGTCCCCAACAAAACTTGAAGTTTCACTCCAAGAGTGTACAGGTACCTCGTCCAATGTGGAGCAAAGAACTGAGATTATC
This genomic stretch from Asterias amurensis chromosome 9, ASM3211899v1 harbors:
- the LOC139942172 gene encoding trans-1,2-dihydrobenzene-1,2-diol dehydrogenase-like, which produces MKLRWGICSAGKICNDFVSALSSLPSEDHTVVAIASRSKEKAETFAEEHKIPVSYEGYEALAQDANVDIVYIGSLNHTHLPLCKLFLSHNKNVLCEKPLGLNPREVQEMISLAKEKDVFFMEGWWTRFFPVSVKLREILAEGRIGEVKTINASFGFPCSGVERLLNKEGGGGALLDLGVYCVQMAIMVCGGQEPTSYSTKGFLLNSGVDDTSVTVITFPNNAIATLTCSLSAQLQNNLEIRGTKGHIKVPAPFWSPTKLEVSLQECTGTSSNVEQRTEIIEYPLPKSDKKFNFVNSVGLRYEAECVRQCLMKGHKECPIISHKESLLVAEILTKARHDLGYHLAEDKE